Below is a genomic region from Miscanthus floridulus cultivar M001 chromosome 1, ASM1932011v1, whole genome shotgun sequence.
agttatcgcccctcagcttcgcctctaccgtctcccccacctgaCAAAGAATTTTCTCGTcagaaagggcagaggaggacatctagatgccctcaatgggctcactcggcttcatctcgaacagccactGCCGtcaagccatcagcggcagcaccctccggtggtgcaAGGCGGCCATGACCACAGCCATGGTAAGACCATGGCCCCACAGCCTCGCCAACCCCTCTAGAAGCAgctacagcttgggctggtcaTCCTTCAGGatgccgtacttccatctctctgggcagctccccataatccgcctagtgtaggggggaagtcctccgtcatcgttacaaaggtagaaccagctcgtgtaccatcggtgGTTGGAGGATGCGAGCTGGGCTGGGAtatagaggtgctggcggtcctagcgcacttggagagtgcagccgccagccctcGTCACCTTCCTCATACCTGACGTGCCCGttggcttggtggtgtgccccgcccagaatagatggagccacaactcccaatggggagcaatctccaggtacccctcgcagacggcaacaaagatagccgcctgagtgatggagttgggattgaagttgtggagctccacaccgtagtagtgcaggagcgcccgtatgaatcaatccaccaagatGCCAAGGTCGctctcgtgaaaggagacgaagctcacgacgtagccgtcgcgaggcctcggctccggctcaccgtacggagcaatccactccggcctggtggggtctgtcaccggacgaaggagtccaccatcgacgaGCGACTAGAGTGTCTCCACGGTAACATCGGAAGGATCCCAGGGGtctgcctcgacaacgacgatgtcgtcggccatgagtgcgatggagggatcggatgcggcggtgagtttttctctctctcccacgctctcgcttttttctcgctttctccctaggctcgctcttctcccttcttcttcctggcacccgctgctctagcgatggctcgacggaggcagagctaatgcaggcaaggtaaggtgaggaggggcgagactcttcgagtATTTATGCAGCGGGAAGGCAAAACGAACAGgcaacgaaatcggggaagtttccccctgaTCTGGCatagttaaccacgagccgattttgcCAGCCCATGCGCCCACATCTTTTTCATTAAATGcaggaacagttacgtcccatccaccacgtcacgctcggccactacggcagcaggcgtcgttccaCCTCCctaggaaaccgcctcaaaaggcatgccacccgttgccgagccaatggggaagatattcccccagcctattcctttcatatgaaggaaccagactctgagcctattatggtctaggggttcgaaggctagaccccaaggggtttcgacagccgccctaggataatagagtcagggacgaccgcgggcgagtgaaagctctagtttggttttggttaattgatgaaaccctaagtgctaacctagtttatcaagatgattatgagataggtagcactactccaagtgatgaagcaatggcgaagatcatgacaatggtgatggcatggtgatggtcaaatgcttaaacttggaaaagaagaaagagaaaaacaaaaggctcaaggcaaatgtataaaatataggagccattttgttttagtgatcaagacacttagtgagtgtgatcacatttaggatagatagccatactattaagaggagtgaaactcgtatcggaatgtggttttcaaagtgccactagatgctctaactcattgcatatgcatttaggatgtagtggagtgctaacacccttgaaaatgtttgtgaaaacatgctaacacttgtgcacaaggtgatacacttggtggtgttggcacatctataaAGGAGGTGGtatttgcagggttgagatgggtttggggtcCGGATTTGATgctttcaggaaaatggaatgcctattttctattgcgccggatgcaaaattcttggtggttggcacatttgagcaaggatgaagaagttagagttgaaatggagttggtcgaaatgatgctggcatcggtctactgaccggacgctgggtcactcagcgaccagacgctgaaaggctgcgtctggtcgagctgtcagacaacacagtggctagggttgagcaccggacgctagtctgcgtccggtcaaggtggaccggacgcgtctagtcaaaAAAATATACCTCgaggagcttactagaaatgatcggacgttggggcttcaacgtccggtcagttttaccggagcgtccgatcagctttgtagccgttgaaatctgacgaacagcgtttgaagctggtgacgtgtggcgtccatcgggcgaccggacactgagggccagcgtccggtcaatatgaccggagcgtccggtcagagcgtgttttgcccaatgaaggggtataacggctatatttgattggggctctatttatagccccatggccggctcaagggtgcACTCTTGcgcattttcattgacatagcaaccttgtgagcttagccaaagtcctcccactcatctccatcattgattcatcatctttgtgagattaggagagaatccaagtgcattgcttgagtgattgcatctagaggcacttggtattcgtgttgcgctgcgtatttcgcttgtttctcttggtggttgccaccacctagacggttggagcagcagtggaggatcagcacgagtcgatgattgttcgtggccgccttcggtgattgtgaggggagttgtaccttccccgacggagtgccgaaaggtaactttagtaaattgctcgtgtcattgagttatctcacttgtgggtcagttcttgcggtgtcctatcatgtggacgaggtttgtgaaacacctcttagccaccgaaccaccaagtgttggtcgacacaacggggactagcgtgttggcaaacacgtgaacctcgggagaaaaatcgattgtctcttgtcatttgcattctcccggtgattagcttgatcttcatcttgtgattggttcatcccctacacggcggtataatcaccctacttgcttgtttacattcttgcaaactagttgatacaagctctttagtgtaattagaattaagagcttgctttgttatttatattcatctagttgagctctttagactagcaagtttgtgtgcctaagtaatcattgcaactagaattattggataggtggcttgcaacccttgtagagctagagcaagtttgcattacgctatttgtcaaactaatcaaattgctctagttaatttgtagatttttaaataggctattcaccccctctagccatattaggacctttcagcgagcctatacggggccgaggcccaagcaagcgaaatgcttgggacgcccaaagtcgtgtccgagaccggcaggaaggtctctgaatgggatcccaccgtagggaggcaccgagccaccgaggcccagtgaacggcctcagcacccactagagaaaccctctggtactcttggagtgtgtctctggaccgctagccatccctcagcgaatggggcacgggcctccactcgaacttacccgataacagctcattgGAAGTGCCACTGCTcgtacccaccgagggtagcgaggcacattccacccctccttccgagcgaaaaggaagcgtgagggttgtacaaaaagttaggggaacccctgacggccttctcgctttacgcagaggctaaggggctcttcctgcaaccttgccaagacctaGCGACCCCAACTcacactcaaaggggctcggcaaaacaaaccctccttctaagcgaaaaggaagcgtgagggtcgtataaaaagacaggggagctcctgacggccctctcaccccgtgcggaggctagggggctcttcctgcagatatgctaAGACTccgcgacctaggctcacacccaaaggggcctcggcaaacaaaccctcatgcgcgaggggcgtataaaaagccagggaagctcccgacggccctctcgccccgtgcagaggctaggggctcttcctgcaaccatgccgagacccagcggctctggCTCGCACCTGAATGGGCTCAgtaaacaaaccctccgtccgaacgaaaaggacatgaGAGAGTCGAATAAAAAAGCTAGgggacccctgatcgccctcatgctctgggcggaggctcgggggctcttcctgcacccaataCAAAGACAAACGATCTAAGTccacgctagaagtttcgttacaaatacgataaagtgcaccgagcccgttatggtctaggggttcgaaggctgggcccccagaggttttgatagccgccctagggcaaccgagtcagggacgacttcggggcgagcctacgaatggccaaggcccgagcgaactatcgctcggggcgtcctaagtcgtgtccgagactggcagggaagtctccgaatgggatcccacggtagggaggcaccgagccactgaggcccagcgaatggcctcggcacccactagagaaaccctctggtactcttggagtgtgtctctggaccgctagccgtcccctagcgaacggggcacgggcctctactcggactcacccgataacagctcaccggaagtgcccacgctcgtgcccatcgagggtagcctggcatattccacccctccttctgagcaaaaaggaagcatgagggtcgtaccaaaagccagggggacccctaacgaacctctcgctccgtgcggaggctagagggcttttcctgcaacctcgccgagaccctcGCGACCCGAACTTGCACTTGTGGGCTCGACAAATATGATAAAAACTCCTCATTCAAAACCCGAaaacgaaaaaagcccctggaggagtaactccactcctccagggcctcgggggctacacccggcgggtgcgctcgcgcgcacccaccgaaacctcaagaaacaagacccaattcctacgggagcggctataaaccaagcctcggcaaacccccaggagagtgcacgcactcctccgggggctcgagggctactatcgggtaccgtAGAACCGGGTACCCCGAgcaaacatcaaaagggtcacttaaatcccatcaaaaagcaaagctagaagctaagccgTAGGCTTCTCACCAGCCACGTCCGAGCCTACCAGGCTCACCGCCCCGCCTtgagcctcgcacaggaggtctcggcatcctgactcaATCTCtgcctcgtgcgaggcctctcatggaaggcctcggcaaggagtccgatctacgtctcgcgcgaggcctcattctccgtatcgctcgaggccggtttgtccttagcccgtcgccccccgcctcgaccgaccctcccaacagcacgtcatgtcccattaatacgtcaaccacttccgcaatctcagctggacgatggctcgacaccgtagaatggccgacgggacatggggtcgcatcagcaccataccagctaggacagggcacggcggggattaccggtcactgtatcctGACGCTGTGCACACGACCAGCGCCcgcaccacactgtgccccgcgatccccgcctcgaaaacaacacgacgTGGGcggcctggcccgggtcatcaccatCTTCAAACCAGCACCCCGGATCAATCGCTCTCTCCGGGCCTCAgcactatgcaccagggtctcagctatctcgggattcgtgtcCGCCGAGACCCCTCCATGGCGGTGCAGCCTTGGCAccaaccaagcctcggcctcatgcacagtcagtccacagcggCTCGCACGTTTGCCGccacacccactccgaggcagtcctggagctcccatgacgcacaggatcggatgtgaccaccaTGCTGCCCCAGTGCTCTaaggacagaccactccgacgaccacgccgccacaggagcaggccacagggctcggccatgccgcccctgttggcacgacgccgtatagttagcacaatgtattgtccttgtcctcccttcaactataaaaggagaggacttaggCCATTTAGAGAGAGGGAGAGCTCACGGAGAAgaacaccctgtaacacacacacacatcccagccgcctgagagcaacgtctcaaacaGCCCACATGACACCTcgtcgagacctgggactagctccctctctccccttgcTTGTAACCCTCTACCACAAGCACTttggtgtaaggaatacaagatcgatctctcagactggacgtagggcatcgattgcctgaatcagtataaaccttgtgtctctttgcatcaccattcgggattaggggcacgcagtccaaattcactagtcggttgaggactccctcggtccaaaacaccgacagttacagatctggaaactaatcctagccagttacaattgccatatgtggtcgaataaggattcatattctaaccgatcaggatcttgcttgatcgccaaatctgtcttgactccttgcgcgggactctgaacaggttggccgggccgcacgtcgtcttttggtgaaCCGGACCCATTGATCCAGACCggtccaagcctagccgtaagggtataggggttaataccccacaAAATGTCTATGTCATTTCCTATAAATTTTTGTCAAAGTTGAATTTGCTTGACTAGACGTGTATATTTATTTTAGAACGGAGAGAGCAGCGAGAAGCATATTTTATTTAGCTCTCAGCTTCTAATATATAATGAAATAATTCTTGTCTGATTCCTTCTAATCAAAATACCTATAAAAATATTACCACCGAGGATATGAGTGATTTTCACACCGGCGCTGGTTCATCCCGAATCACAAATTCGTGATCCGACGGCCGCCAGTAGCGCAGGCCAAGTCGGGCTCGAGTACTGGGTTCGGACTCGGAATCCAATCTACAGTACGCCCGTAGCCTCCGACTCCAAATAAGGACTAACGCACCCGTCCCTTCTACTCCTAGTAAAGTTTCTATCTTGTTCCGCAAACCAGCGCAAACCTTCCCCTGACAGCGGCGGCGACACCCTCAGCGGCGGCGCCATGGTGCTCGAGGTACGACATGCGCCCCGCTGCCGTTTCTCGGTCCGTGAACTCCGATCCCCAACTAATTTCCTCCCCTCGGTTTCGCTTTCCCCTGCAGGCGACGATGATCTGCATAGACAACTCGGAGTGGATGCGGAACGGCGACTACGCCCCGTCGCGGTTCCAGGCGCAGGCCGATGCCGTCAACCTCATCTGCGGCGCCAAGACCCAGGTACCCACGCCGGTCTCCCCGTCCACTGATCCAATCGCCAGTTTCGTGTGGGTTAGGGTTTCTGGGATTCCGGATCTGATTGCTGCTGTTTGCTGGTGGGTGCAGTCGAACCCGGAGAACACGGTAGGCGTGATGACGATGGCCGGGAAGGGCGTCCGCGTGCTTGTCACTCCCACCAGCGACCTCGGGAAGATTCTCGCCTGTATGCACGGTAAGCTCACATCGATCCCAAAACCTTTGCTTTACTATCGCGCTGAGAGGATTTTGCCAATTAGTTTAGGGATTCAGTGCAACTGCTTAAGCTATCTCATAAGTTGTTAGATCATGGTACTTTGGTACTTGTAGTTTCCTGACCAAGTGATGCACAACAATGTACTGTATAGGGTTGGAAGTTGGTGCTGAGGCAAACTTGGCTGCGGCAATCCAGGTTGCTCAGCTTGCGCTTAAGCATCGCCAGAACAAGAGGCAGCAGCAGAGGATTATAGCTTTCATCGGAAGGTATGCAGGAGTGGCATAACTTATATGGCCATTATTAATTTTGTCTGAATTTAGGTTAATGAGTCTTGTCATATGTATCAGTCCTGTGAAGTACGACAAGAAAGTTTTGGAGACAATCGGGAAGAAGCTGAAAAAGAACAATGTTGCTCTTGACATTGTTGACTTTGGTGAATCCGATGATGAAAAACCTGAGAAACTTGAAGCATTGATTGCTGCTGTTAACAGCAGTGATAGCAGTCACATTGTTCATGTCCCTCCTGGTGATAATGCCCTCTCTGATGTCCTCCTAAGGTAATTTTGTGCCATGTTACTGGGTTCTAAGTTTTCTTATGCTGCGTATATGTTAACCTTATTTTTCTTCTTTACCCAGCACTCCTATATTTACCGGTGAAGAAGGCGGAAGCGGTTTTGCTGCTTCCGCAGCAGCTGCCGCAGCTACTGGAGCATCTGGATTTGAATTTGGTGTGGACCCAAATGTAGATCCAGAATTGGCACTCGCACTGCGGTTGTCTATGGAAGAAGAGCGGGCAAGGCAAGAGGCTATTGCAAAAAAGGCTGCAGAAGATACATCTAATACCGAAAATAACAATGCCTCAAGCTCAAACAGCGATTCTGTTATGGCTGAAGCAGAACCTGCCTCAAATGCTGCTGCTGGCGACAAGAAAGAACAGCCAAAGGTATTATCACTGTCCATCAGTTACAAACTAAAAATGCTCTGACCTGCCTCAAATGCTTCAAGTTTTGGTAGTTGTATGTACTCTCATGAACTCTTTTCAGCGATTTCATTTAAAATTGAGAGTGCATTTGCTTACATACTTTCTGTAACGACCATTAAAACTTAGATGATGATCTGCTAGTGATTGTTGTCAGAGCAGACACTACACTAGCATATGTTGAAACCTTATAGGTAGCCCTGTATATGCCAGTGCATTAATTAATTAATGCTAAAGTAGCTTGGTACATGCGCTGCctccttcccccccccccccccccccccccccccccctacatAATCTATTTTTGTCCGTGCTTAATAAAAATATGGAAGATATTGGCCAGGTGCATCTTTTCTTGGCACATATGTACATAATTTCTAGTGTTCCTTGCTTAACTTTTTAACTAACAAAGTTTCCAATCACAAGTTCTACTTAATTTGTGCTAGTTTAAACTATGATTATATGCCAGTTTGTCGTCTGTTGCAATATTGATTATAAAGGTTGCAAGTAGCAAAGACCCTTTTCAATTAAAGTGCCTGACTCTGTATCTTCCATTTGTACTATTTGTATTGTATATTATTTATATTAATAGTTAATGTAATCCAAGTGGACATCAGAAGGCTAACATAGCTGTGATCACAGGATGATGACGATCTACTACAGCAGGCACTTGCAATGTCAATGGAGGGTGGTGCTTCAGGATCTGCAGCTGTGACTGACTCTGCTATGGCAGAAGCTGGTGCAGTTGaccctgacttggcattgggTGTGTTTTCTCTTATATTTGCAGCCTCAACAATTCTAGCACATACGGTATTTGTTGCTATCAATTAATTCTGGCAGTGAAATGGAAAACCACTGCTTTCTAGTGT
It encodes:
- the LOC136502463 gene encoding 26S proteasome non-ATPase regulatory subunit 4 homolog, which produces MVLEATMICIDNSEWMRNGDYAPSRFQAQADAVNLICGAKTQSNPENTVGVMTMAGKGVRVLVTPTSDLGKILACMHGLEVGAEANLAAAIQVAQLALKHRQNKRQQQRIIAFIGSPVKYDKKVLETIGKKLKKNNVALDIVDFGESDDEKPEKLEALIAAVNSSDSSHIVHVPPGDNALSDVLLSTPIFTGEEGGSGFAASAAAAAATGASGFEFGVDPNVDPELALALRLSMEEERARQEAIAKKAAEDTSNTENNNASSSNSDSVMAEAEPASNAAAGDKKEQPKDDDDLLQQALAMSMEGGASGSAAVTDSAMAEAGAVDPDLALALQMSVEDANMSSDTDMSKVFEDRTFVSSILNSLPGVDPNDPSVKDLLASLHSQGEQEKKEDKSDKTEDEKK